In a genomic window of Helianthus annuus cultivar XRQ/B chromosome 10, HanXRQr2.0-SUNRISE, whole genome shotgun sequence:
- the LOC110883832 gene encoding probable choline kinase 3: protein MAVKINGFIEGTQPEELVKLLLSLASNWGDVFDTNKLKVVHLSGAMTNVVYRITWPKNTTGNDERTVLVRIYGEGSDVFFDREEEIRTFESISTHKYGPRLLAQFPEGRVEEFIHAKTLSASDLRDPEISTLIAAKMREFHNLNMPGSKNVLLWSRMRKWLIKARSLCSQEHAKEFQLDILENEIDILENELSQRHQDVAFCHNDLQYGNIMIDDKTKSVTLIDYEYASYNPVAYDIANHFCEWAANYHTDTPHVLDYNMYPDLEDRRRFVQSYFSSAGNQPCDGEVDQLIDDIEKYTLANHLFWGLWGIISGYVTNIDFDYIEYSRQRFNEYWLKKPQLLKGINGISQINDLVGVETRNEKSNGVVAHAT from the exons ATGGCTGTGAAGATCAATGGATTCATCGAAGGCACGCAACCCGAAGAACTAGTGAAACTACTGCTATCGCTTGCTTCCAACTGGGGCGATGTTTTTGACACGAATAAATTAAAAGTTGTTCATTTAAGTGGTGCTATGACTAATGTGGTTTATCGAATCACTTGGCCGAAAAACACCACTGGCAACGATGAACGAACGGTTTTGGTTCGAATTTATGGTGAAGGGTCGGATGTTTTCTTTGACCGTGAAGAGGAAATCCGGACCTTTGAATCGATCTCGACCCATAAGTATGGCCCACGCCTTCTTGCGCAGTTTCCTGAAGGCCGAGTTGAGGAGTTTATTCATGCTAAG ACACTATCAGCTTCTGATCTTCGCGATCCTGAGATTTCTACGCTTATTGCAGCCAAAATGAGGGAATTTCATAACCTTAATATGCCCGGCTCGAAAAATGTTCTTCTTTGGTCAAGAATGag AAAGTGGTTGATTAAGGCTAGAAGCTTGTGCTCTCAAGAACACGCGAAAGAGTTTCAACTCGATATCTTAGAAAATGAAATCGATATACTGGAAAACGAGTTGTCACAACGCCACCAAGATGTTGCTTTTTGCCACAATGATTTACAATACGGAAATATTATGATCGACGATAAAACAAAAAGCGTCACACTAATT gaTTATGAGTATGCTAGCTACAACCCTGTGGCTTATGATATTGCAAATCATTTTTGTGAATGGGCTGCAAATTATCACACTGATACACCTCATGTTTTGGATTACAACATGTACCCAG ATTTGGAGGATCGACGGAGATTTGTGCAGTCATATTTCAGCTCTGCAG GAAACCAACCATGTGATGGTGAAGTGGATCAGCTtattgatgatattgaaaaataCACTCTTGCAAACCATCTTTTTTGGGGATTATGGGGAATAATTTCG GGTTATGTTACGAATATTGATTTTGATTACATAGAGTATTCTAGGCAGAGGTTTAATGAGTATTGGTTAAAGAAGCCCCAATTATTGAAGGGTATAAATGGAATTTCACAAATAAACGACTTGGTAGGCGTGGAGACCAGGAACGAGAAATCTAACGGTGTTGTTGCACATGCTACAtga